In Zingiber officinale cultivar Zhangliang chromosome 3B, Zo_v1.1, whole genome shotgun sequence, a single window of DNA contains:
- the LOC121967357 gene encoding RNA-directed DNA methylation 4-like isoform X3, with protein MSPPSINGKPRPLSSITGKHTALSSMSPPSITRKPPPLSSITGKSPPLSSMSPPLSLNTGNPPPLSLITGNPPSLSLMTRNPPPQSLITRNPPPQSLITRNPPPLSLITGNPPPLGLFTGKPLPLSSITGKPVIVRVKRKASQAKLDSFWLEINERPHKKAFLGLGNLSLSDCGTGKVLNELASKKMLVHRLETVGRSQSVKDVLHSFLKHDQLRAKAIKEHEDLAKSARFEQIWKKRGSIDAEECSLHEKCHLYDVVRVDAEDETHQRVPKPKVAPEVGGAIFDKYLPLLKEFLPQAAEEIEHDRATTEDNFVYDIYTIGSGVDIDTDSIDEHPLIQVYVEDDYYDGSSQSDYESDDSNAENYPWNDYCDEESDFEYSDSIYDQSEEEDREDWRWGYR; from the exons ATGTCTCCTCCGTCGATCAACGGAAAGCCTCGTCCGCTGAGTTCCATCACCGGAAAGCATACTGCTCTGAGTTCGATGTCTCCTCCGTCCATCACCAGAAAGCCTCCTCCTCTGAGTTCCATCACTGGAAAGTCTCCTCCGCTGAGTTCCATGTCTCCTCCGCTGAGTTTGAACACAGGAAACCCTCCTCCGCTGAGTTTGATTACAGGAAACCCTCCTTCGCTGAGCTTGATGACAAGAAACCCTCCTCCCCAGAGTTTGATCACAAGAAACCCTCCTCCCCAGAGTTTGATCACAAGAAACCCTCCTCCCCTGAGTTTGATCACAGGAAACCCTCCTCCGCTGGGTTTGTTTACAGGAAAGCCTCTTCCGCTGAGTTCGATCACTGGAAAGCCGGTGATCGTAAGGGTTAAGCGGAAGGCCTCCCAAGCAAAACTTGACTCCTTCT GGTTGGAGATTAATGAAAGGCCACATAAAAAAGCATTCTTGGGTCTTGGAAATCTCTCCTTATCTGATTGCGGCACAGGAAAAG TTCTCAATGAGCTTGCAAGTAAGAAGATGTTAGTTCATCGTCTTGAGACAGTTGGGCGCTCCCAGTCTGTCAAAGATGTGCTGCATTCTTTTCTG AAACATGATCAATTGCGGGCCAAGGCTATAAAAGAGCATGAG GATCTTGCTAAAAGTGCTCGATTTGAACAAATATGGAAGAAAAGGGGAAGCATAGATGCAGAAGAATGCTCTTTGCATGAAAAATGCCATTTGTATGATGTTGTTCGAGTTGATGCCGAGGATGAAACTCACCAAAGGGTGCCAAAGCCCAA AGTTGCTCCTGAGGTTGGTGGTgcaatttttgataagtatttacCACTTTTAAAGGAATTCCTTCCACAAGCAGCTGAAGAGATTGAACATGACAGGGCAACTACAGAAG ATAACTTTGTTTACGACATATATACTATCGGCAGTGGTGTGGACATAGACACAGATAGTATTGATGAGCATCCATT AATCCAAGTTTATGTGGAGGATGACTATTATGATGGCTCGTCACAATCTGATTATGAAAGTGATGATTCAAATG CTGAAAACTATCCATGGAATGATTATTGTGATGAAGAGTCTGACTTTGAATATTCTGACTCGATTTATGATCAAAGTGAAGAGGAAGATCGAGAGGACTGGAGATGGGGATATCGTTAA
- the LOC121967357 gene encoding RNA-directed DNA methylation 4-like isoform X1 — protein MSPPSINGKPRPLSSITGKHTALSSMSPPSITRKPPPLSSITGKSPPLSSMSPPLSLNTGNPPPLSLITGNPPSLSLMTRNPPPQSLITRNPPPQSLITRNPPPLSLITGNPPPLGLFTGKPLPLSSITGKPVIVRVKRKASQAKLDSFWLEINERPHKKAFLGLGNLSLSDCGTGKVLNELASKKMLVHRLETVGRSQSVKDVLHSFLQQPSRNTKEFKGRSKERRSLYKPDKKHDQLRAKAIKEHEDLAKSARFEQIWKKRGSIDAEECSLHEKCHLYDVVRVDAEDETHQRVPKPKVAPEVGGAIFDKYLPLLKEFLPQAAEEIEHDRATTEDNFVYDIYTIGSGVDIDTDSIDEHPLIQVYVEDDYYDGSSQSDYESDDSNAENYPWNDYCDEESDFEYSDSIYDQSEEEDREDWRWGYR, from the exons ATGTCTCCTCCGTCGATCAACGGAAAGCCTCGTCCGCTGAGTTCCATCACCGGAAAGCATACTGCTCTGAGTTCGATGTCTCCTCCGTCCATCACCAGAAAGCCTCCTCCTCTGAGTTCCATCACTGGAAAGTCTCCTCCGCTGAGTTCCATGTCTCCTCCGCTGAGTTTGAACACAGGAAACCCTCCTCCGCTGAGTTTGATTACAGGAAACCCTCCTTCGCTGAGCTTGATGACAAGAAACCCTCCTCCCCAGAGTTTGATCACAAGAAACCCTCCTCCCCAGAGTTTGATCACAAGAAACCCTCCTCCCCTGAGTTTGATCACAGGAAACCCTCCTCCGCTGGGTTTGTTTACAGGAAAGCCTCTTCCGCTGAGTTCGATCACTGGAAAGCCGGTGATCGTAAGGGTTAAGCGGAAGGCCTCCCAAGCAAAACTTGACTCCTTCT GGTTGGAGATTAATGAAAGGCCACATAAAAAAGCATTCTTGGGTCTTGGAAATCTCTCCTTATCTGATTGCGGCACAGGAAAAG TTCTCAATGAGCTTGCAAGTAAGAAGATGTTAGTTCATCGTCTTGAGACAGTTGGGCGCTCCCAGTCTGTCAAAGATGTGCTGCATTCTTTTCTG CAGCAACCTTCCAGAAATACAAAAGAATTTAAGGGGAGATCTAAGGAGCGTAGAAGTTTGTATAAACCTGATAAG AAACATGATCAATTGCGGGCCAAGGCTATAAAAGAGCATGAG GATCTTGCTAAAAGTGCTCGATTTGAACAAATATGGAAGAAAAGGGGAAGCATAGATGCAGAAGAATGCTCTTTGCATGAAAAATGCCATTTGTATGATGTTGTTCGAGTTGATGCCGAGGATGAAACTCACCAAAGGGTGCCAAAGCCCAA AGTTGCTCCTGAGGTTGGTGGTgcaatttttgataagtatttacCACTTTTAAAGGAATTCCTTCCACAAGCAGCTGAAGAGATTGAACATGACAGGGCAACTACAGAAG ATAACTTTGTTTACGACATATATACTATCGGCAGTGGTGTGGACATAGACACAGATAGTATTGATGAGCATCCATT AATCCAAGTTTATGTGGAGGATGACTATTATGATGGCTCGTCACAATCTGATTATGAAAGTGATGATTCAAATG CTGAAAACTATCCATGGAATGATTATTGTGATGAAGAGTCTGACTTTGAATATTCTGACTCGATTTATGATCAAAGTGAAGAGGAAGATCGAGAGGACTGGAGATGGGGATATCGTTAA
- the LOC122055139 gene encoding flap endonuclease 1-A-like: MQSVSQAKLLCNLFPLVNGDLEKKCAYSDSRGLPGIRKEFADHLQAMFNRTIRLLEAGIEPVYVFDGQPPELKKQELAKRYLKRKDATNDLNTTIEAGDLEGIEKYCKRTVKVTKQHNEDCKRLLRLMGVPTIEAPCEAEAQCAALCKSDKVFAVASENMDTLTFGVPRFLHHLMDPSSKKISVMEFDISKVLEELRLTMDQFIDLCILSGCDYCDNIKGKLSYEILYIQQV, encoded by the exons atgcaGTCTGTTTCTCAAGCTAAACTGCTTTGCAACTTGTTTCCTCTTGTTAACGGTGATCTGGAAAAGAAAT GTGCATATAGTGATTCTCGAGGACTTCCTGGAATTAGGAAAGAATTTGCAGA TCATTTGCAAGCGATGTTCAATCGAACTATCAGATTATTAGAAGCAGGTATCGAGCCAGT ATATGTATTTGACGGTCAACCTCCAGAGTTGAAGAAACAAGAACTTGCCAAAAG ataTTTAAAGAGGAAAGATGCAACTAACGATCTGAACACAACAATTGAGG CTGGTGATTTGGAGGGAATTGAAAAGTACTGCAAAAGGACTGTCAAG GTAACCAAGCAACATAATGAAGATTGTAAACGTCTCTTAAGACTAATGGGTGTGCCTACTATTGAG GCACCTTGTGAAGCAGAAGCTCAATGCGCAGCTCTTTGCAAAAGTGACAAG GTGTTTGCGGTTGCCTCAGAAAACATGGATACTTTAACTTTTGGGGTACCaaggtttctccatcatttaatGGATCCTAGTTCCAAAAAAATCTCTGTGATGGAATTTGACATTTCAAAG GTTCTTGAAGAGCTAAGACTCACTATGGATCAGTTCATTGATTTGTGTATTCTCTCTGGATGTGATTATTGTGATAACATTAAAGGTAAACTTTCTTATGAGATATTGTACattcaacaagtttaa
- the LOC121967357 gene encoding RNA-directed DNA methylation 4-like isoform X2 — translation MSPPSINGKPRPLSSITGKHTALSSMSPPSITRKPPPLSSITGKSPPLSSMSPPLSLNTGNPPPLSLITGNPPSLSLMTRNPPPQSLITRNPPPQSLITRNPPPLSLITGNPPPLGLFTGKPLPLSSITGKPVIVRVKRKASQAKLDSFWLEINERPHKKAFLGLGNLSLSDCGTGKVLNELASKKMLVHRLETVGRSQSVKDVLHSFLQPSRNTKEFKGRSKERRSLYKPDKKHDQLRAKAIKEHEDLAKSARFEQIWKKRGSIDAEECSLHEKCHLYDVVRVDAEDETHQRVPKPKVAPEVGGAIFDKYLPLLKEFLPQAAEEIEHDRATTEDNFVYDIYTIGSGVDIDTDSIDEHPLIQVYVEDDYYDGSSQSDYESDDSNAENYPWNDYCDEESDFEYSDSIYDQSEEEDREDWRWGYR, via the exons ATGTCTCCTCCGTCGATCAACGGAAAGCCTCGTCCGCTGAGTTCCATCACCGGAAAGCATACTGCTCTGAGTTCGATGTCTCCTCCGTCCATCACCAGAAAGCCTCCTCCTCTGAGTTCCATCACTGGAAAGTCTCCTCCGCTGAGTTCCATGTCTCCTCCGCTGAGTTTGAACACAGGAAACCCTCCTCCGCTGAGTTTGATTACAGGAAACCCTCCTTCGCTGAGCTTGATGACAAGAAACCCTCCTCCCCAGAGTTTGATCACAAGAAACCCTCCTCCCCAGAGTTTGATCACAAGAAACCCTCCTCCCCTGAGTTTGATCACAGGAAACCCTCCTCCGCTGGGTTTGTTTACAGGAAAGCCTCTTCCGCTGAGTTCGATCACTGGAAAGCCGGTGATCGTAAGGGTTAAGCGGAAGGCCTCCCAAGCAAAACTTGACTCCTTCT GGTTGGAGATTAATGAAAGGCCACATAAAAAAGCATTCTTGGGTCTTGGAAATCTCTCCTTATCTGATTGCGGCACAGGAAAAG TTCTCAATGAGCTTGCAAGTAAGAAGATGTTAGTTCATCGTCTTGAGACAGTTGGGCGCTCCCAGTCTGTCAAAGATGTGCTGCATTCTTTTCTG CAACCTTCCAGAAATACAAAAGAATTTAAGGGGAGATCTAAGGAGCGTAGAAGTTTGTATAAACCTGATAAG AAACATGATCAATTGCGGGCCAAGGCTATAAAAGAGCATGAG GATCTTGCTAAAAGTGCTCGATTTGAACAAATATGGAAGAAAAGGGGAAGCATAGATGCAGAAGAATGCTCTTTGCATGAAAAATGCCATTTGTATGATGTTGTTCGAGTTGATGCCGAGGATGAAACTCACCAAAGGGTGCCAAAGCCCAA AGTTGCTCCTGAGGTTGGTGGTgcaatttttgataagtatttacCACTTTTAAAGGAATTCCTTCCACAAGCAGCTGAAGAGATTGAACATGACAGGGCAACTACAGAAG ATAACTTTGTTTACGACATATATACTATCGGCAGTGGTGTGGACATAGACACAGATAGTATTGATGAGCATCCATT AATCCAAGTTTATGTGGAGGATGACTATTATGATGGCTCGTCACAATCTGATTATGAAAGTGATGATTCAAATG CTGAAAACTATCCATGGAATGATTATTGTGATGAAGAGTCTGACTTTGAATATTCTGACTCGATTTATGATCAAAGTGAAGAGGAAGATCGAGAGGACTGGAGATGGGGATATCGTTAA